One Rhipicephalus microplus isolate Deutch F79 chromosome 4, USDA_Rmic, whole genome shotgun sequence genomic window carries:
- the LOC119172662 gene encoding putative ammonium transporter 3: MIVDPKSMKPDDATWVLTSSFVIFTMQTGFGLLESGCVSKKNEVNILMKNAVDVVLGGLTYWSVGYGLQNGRGPGTNPFCGVGSFFLDASSEVMGEEFAMFIFQLSFATTATTIVSGAMAERTNFHAYCLFSALSTLMYCIPAGWVWSRHGFLNGIGVIDFAGSACVHLLGGTSGLISALVLGPRLSWDRHSRPRMGNPTNAMIGAFTLWWGSLVFNSGSTFGISDEKWHFAARSAVSTINSSIGGGLVGTIATYLVHKHFDIEDIITSVLGSLVSITAGSAFYRSWEALLIGAVGGLCTTPVPSLLRRWLSVDDPVNAAAIHGVGGLWGMLAVGLFLDTTRYQGLRHHRLGLFKGGGGSLLGIQFAACLTIIAWSTGVTFLVLKASTRAMKWLLRITARVSLSTKKEIWKV, translated from the exons ATGATTGTGGACCCCAAGAGCATGAAGCCCGACGATGCGACGTGGGTGCTCACGTCTTCCTTCGTCATCTTCACCATGCAAACAG GTTTTGGGCTTCTGGAGTCCGGTTGCGTGTCCAAGAAAAACGAGGTGAATATCCTGATGAAGAACGCCGTGGACGTTGTCCTGGGAGGCCTGACCTACTGGAGCGTCGGATACGGCCTCCAAAATGGCCGAGGACCCGGCACCAACCCGTTCTGCGGCGTCGGCTCTTTCTTCCTGGACGCGAGCTCTGAGGTGATGGGCGAGGAGTTCGCCATGTTCATCTTCCAGCTGTCGTTCGCCACCACGGCCACCACCATCGTGTCGGGCGCCATGGCCGAGCGCACCAACTTCCACGCGTACTGCCTCTTCTCGGCCCTGAGCACGCTCATGTACTGCATACCCGCCGGCTGGGTATGGAGCAGGCACGGCTTCCTCAACGGCATCGGCGTCATCGACTTTGCCGGCTCGGCCTGCGTTCACTTGCTAGGTGGCACGTCGGGACTGATCTCGGCCCTGGTCCTGGGCCCTAGGCTCAGTTGGGACAGGCACAGCAGACCGCGAATGGGCAACCCCACGAACGCTATGATTGGGGCATTCACCTTGTG GTGGGGTTCACTTGTCTTCAACAGTGGAAGCACGTTTGGAATATCCGACGAGAAATGGCATTTCGCCGCCAG GTCAGCTGTATCCACGATTAATTCTTCCATCGGCGGTGGTCTTGTTGGCACCATTGCAAC CTACCTGGTTCACAAGCATTTCGACATTGAAGACATCATCACTTCTGTTCTGGGATCACTGGTGTCAATAACAG CCGGTTCGGCTTTCTACCGCTCTTGGGAAGCGCTGCTGATCGGCGCAGTGGGCGGTCTGTGCACCACTCCGGTGCCGTCCTTGCTGCGGCGTTGGCTGAGCGTCGACGACCCCGTGAACGCGGCAGCCATTCACGGCGTGGGCGGCCTCTGGGGCATGCTGGCCGTCGGCCTCTTCCTGGACACTACCCGGTACCAGGGACTGCGACACCACCGCCTCGGTCTCTTCAAAGGCGGCGGCGGCAGCCTTCTGGGCATCCAGTTCGCCGCCTGCCTCACCATCATCGCCTGGAGCACGGGCGTCACCTTTCTCGTGCTCAAGGCGAGCACGCGTGCCATGAAGTGGTTATTGAGAATAACTGCGCGCGTGTCTTTAAGTACGAAGAAAGAAATCTGGAAAGTGTGA
- the LOC142761706 gene encoding uncharacterized protein LOC142761706: MRPGDELLGADFVEHCIEHREPEDSFTPNHFCRDISAETEPPDVSLLHAEDEGEAYQKEDVLVEHKEMERAANVDDDVSPVDCASPDSQRGAATPFWEAMNSECHDGLANKDSMSQQEVTIRLVANCRSNCTIA, translated from the exons ATGCGTCCTGGAGACGAGCTGTTGGGAGCGGATTTTGTGGAACACTGCATCGAACATCGGGAGCCCGAAGACTCATTCACACCAAACCATTTTTGCCGAGACATTAGTGCGGAAACCGAACCTCCAGACGTCAGCCTGCTCCACGCCGAAGATGAAGGCGAGGCCTACCAAAAG GAGGACGTACTCGTCGAGCACAAAGAAATGGAGCGTGCAGCCAACGTCGACGACGACGTGTCACCGGTGGATTGCGCCTCACCCGACTCCCAGCGCGGCGCGGCGACTCCTTTCTGGGAGGCCATGAACTCAGAGTGCCACGATGGCCTGGCCAACAAGGACTCGATGAGTCAGCAGGAGGTCACCATCAGGCTGGTGGCCAACTGCAGGAGCAACTGCACCATTGCCTAG